A single window of Nicotiana sylvestris chromosome 5, ASM39365v2, whole genome shotgun sequence DNA harbors:
- the LOC104216776 gene encoding GDSL esterase/lipase At2g40250 encodes MQAKTTLIFFFLIPLFNLFFQPHLSNASSTNITAIFAFGDSVFDPGNNNSLPTLFRANHWPYGKDFPGQVPTGRFSNGKLTTDILVSQLGIKQLLPAYLDPKVSDKDLLTGVSFASGGSGLDELTAKENHVLSMVDQLNYFEQALKRMQKIVGRKEAERIVEKALFMISAGTNDMLFNFYDLPTRRYISLSGYHDFLLNRLEAFVNELYKMGARKIAVVGFPPIGCLPVQVTINSLLPSIHMFQRVCVQQQNIESQSYNRKLQALISTLRPTLSGSKLVYADVYNPLLDIIQKPSDYGYDHILEGCCGTGSLEMGPLCNEFNPTCANPSRYLLWDAVHPTQATNEYLVHIFQRTVLPQLVD; translated from the exons ATGCAGGCGAAAACAACACTAATATTCTTTTTTCTAATACCGTTGTTCAATCTTTTCTTTCAACCCCATCTAAGTAATGCATCTTCTACAAATATAACTGCAATTTTTGCTTTTGGTGACTCCGTTTTTGACCCTGGTAATAACAATTCTCTTCCTACTCTTTTCCGTGCCAATCATTGGCCATATGGTAAAGACTTTCCCGGCCAAGTTCCAACTGGGAGATTCTCTAATGGGAAATTGACAACAGATATTTTAGTTTCACAGTTGGGAATAAAGCAACTATTACCAGCTTATTTAGATCCTAAGGTCTCTGACAAAGACTTGTTAACTGGAGTCAGTTTTGCTTCGGGTGGTTCAGGATTGGATGAACTTACTGCCAAGGAAAATCATGTGCTGTCAATGGTGGATCAGTTGAATTACTTTGAGCAAGCCTTGAAGAGAATGCAAAAAATTGTAGGGCGAAAGGAAGCTGAACGTATAGTTGAAAAGGCTTTGTTTATGATTTCTGCTGGAACGAATGACATGTTGTTTAATTTTTATGACTTGCCAACTCGAAGATATATTTCTTTGTCAGGCTACCATGATTTTCTACTCAATAGACTTGAGGCTTTTGTCAAT GAATTGTATAAAATGGGAGCAAGAAAAATTGCTGTGGTAGGTTTTCCACCAATTGGCTGCTTGCCTGTGCAAGTCACCATTAATAGTTTGCTACCGAGCATTCATATGTTTCAGCGTGTGTGCGTACAGCAGCAGAATATTGAGTCGCAGAGTTATAACAGAAAGCTTCAAGCCCTCATATCCACGTTGCGACCTACACTCTCTGGCTCCAAGCTAGTGTATGCGGATGTCTACAATCCCCTTTTGGACATTATTCAAAAACCATCAGACTACG GGTATGATCATATCCTTGAAGGTTGCTGTGGAACAGGTTCGTTAGAGATGGGTCCTTTATGCAATGAGTTTAATCCAACATGTGCTAATCCTTCAAGATATCTCCTTTGGGATGCTGTTCATCCTACACAAGCAACTAATGAATATCTTGTTCATATTTTCCAGAGGACTGTGCTTCCCCAACTTGTTGACTAA